ATCCCATGGGGGGTCGGGCAAACAGAGTCGTTCTGTTATTGACGGACTGGATGCAGACGTGGTGACGCTGGCATTGGGATACGATATTGATGCGATTGAAGATAAAGGTCTGATTAACGAAGGTTGGCAGGACAAATACGAGCATAACAGCTCTCCGTATACCTCTACGATTGTATTCCTTGTGCGTAAAGGCAATCCAAAAGGCATCAAGGACTGGGATGATCTGATCAAAGGGGATACCCAAGTCATCACACCAAACCCCAAAACGTCCGGTGGAGCGCGCTGGAACTATCTGGCGGCATGGGGATATGCCCTTAAGCATAATAACAATGATGAAGAGAAGGCGAAGGAATTCGTTGGTGAATTGTTCAAACATGCGCCTGTGCTGGATTCGGGTGCTCGCGGATCTACGACAACGTTTGTTGAACGTGGCATTGGTGATGTGCTGCTTGCCTGGGAGAATGAAGCTTTTTTATCGGTAAAAGAGCTGGGTCCGGACAAATTCGACATTGTCGTGCCTTCGGTTAGTATCTTGGCTGAGCCGCCCGTTGCGATTGTGGACAAAAATGCAGACAAAAAGGGAAGCCGCGACGTGGCGGATGCCTATCTGAAATATTTGTACAGTGAAGAGGGACAGACGATTGCCGCTGAAAATTATTACCGCCCAACGCTGGACAGCGTGGAGGAAAAATTCAAAGATCAGTTCCCGGCACTTGAGCTGTTCACGTTGAAAGATGTATTCGGCACATGGCGGGATACTCAGGCCAAACATTTCAATGACGGTGGTATCTTCGACCAGATCTATGTTCCAGGCAGCTAAGGTTGCTCTGTTCAATGAACACCCGATCAATCGCGCTGTGAGCGGCCAACCAGCCTTACCGGCTGAAGGCAGAGAGGATGAACGTGCATGAGCAAGGTGGTTGTGGCGCGGAGACGCACATTGCCGGGATTTGGATTAACGATGGGTTACAGTGTGTTCTACCTGAGCCTGGTTGTACTTATTCCACTAGCTGCGCTGTTATTTAACTCAACAGGGCTGACGTGGGCAACCATGATTGAGGTTGCGACCAATCCCAGGGTGCTGGCTTCCTTCAAGGTCAGCTTCCTGACCGCAGGTGCAGCGGCGCTGATTGATCTCGTGCTGGGGTTACTCCTGGCATGGGTGCTTGTTCGGTATGAATTTCCGGGCAAAAGGCTGTTTGATGCGGTCATTGATCTGCCTTTTGCCTTGCCGACAGCGGTAGCAGGGGTTGCTCTTACGGCGATCTATGCCGGCAATGGCTGGATTGGGCAGTTTGTAGAGCCTTTGGGCATCAAGCTCGCCTATTCACAGGCCGGGATTACGCTGGCGCTGATGTTTATCGGAATTCCGTTCGTAGTTCGCACGGTGCAACCGGTGTTGGAGGAGCTGGAGGCTGAGGTGGAAGAGGCGGCTGCCACACTGGGGGCAGGAAGATGGCGGATATTCCGCACCATTCTGCTGCCAGATCTGATTCCACCGTTGCTGACAGGTTTTGCGCTGGCTTTTGCCCGGGGCATTGGCGAATATGGCTCGGTTGTATTTATCTCAGGTAATATGCCGATGAAAACGGAGATTGCTCCCTTGCTGATCATGGCCAAGCTGGAGCAGTTCGATTATGCAGGCGCTACAGCTGTAGCTTTGCTGTTGCTTCTGGTTTCTTTCATCCTGCTGCTGATCATTAATTCCTTGCAACGTTGGAGCCGGAAGGCGGGCAGAGCATGACGATGAAGCATGATGGAATATGGATATTAAAAGACGTCACTCACCCAAACCAAAGGAGGTGCAGCATATGGCGGGTTCTGTCCCACTAAGCCCTGTTCCACCCGTACGAGCTGGCCGTGGAACGAACCGTGCAACAACGGAAGCTCCATGGGTCAAATGGTTGTTGATTGGACTGGCAAGCCTGGTACTCATATGGCTGCTTATTTTGCCACTGGCCATTGTGCTCATGGAGGCGTTGAAGCA
This Paenibacillus xylanexedens DNA region includes the following protein-coding sequences:
- a CDS encoding sulfate ABC transporter substrate-binding protein, with product MKKRIHKGILVGLALVLTGVLAACGSDSSGSSAAGTSGGAEGGTEGAKAIELLNVSYDPTRELYEQYNKAFAAHWLKEKGQEVTIKQSHGGSGKQSRSVIDGLDADVVTLALGYDIDAIEDKGLINEGWQDKYEHNSSPYTSTIVFLVRKGNPKGIKDWDDLIKGDTQVITPNPKTSGGARWNYLAAWGYALKHNNNDEEKAKEFVGELFKHAPVLDSGARGSTTTFVERGIGDVLLAWENEAFLSVKELGPDKFDIVVPSVSILAEPPVAIVDKNADKKGSRDVADAYLKYLYSEEGQTIAAENYYRPTLDSVEEKFKDQFPALELFTLKDVFGTWRDTQAKHFNDGGIFDQIYVPGS
- the cysT gene encoding sulfate ABC transporter permease subunit CysT; protein product: MSKVVVARRRTLPGFGLTMGYSVFYLSLVVLIPLAALLFNSTGLTWATMIEVATNPRVLASFKVSFLTAGAAALIDLVLGLLLAWVLVRYEFPGKRLFDAVIDLPFALPTAVAGVALTAIYAGNGWIGQFVEPLGIKLAYSQAGITLALMFIGIPFVVRTVQPVLEELEAEVEEAAATLGAGRWRIFRTILLPDLIPPLLTGFALAFARGIGEYGSVVFISGNMPMKTEIAPLLIMAKLEQFDYAGATAVALLLLLVSFILLLIINSLQRWSRKAGRA